In Planctomycetota bacterium, the DNA window CCAGCCTCGCGAGCCGCACAAAGAACGGGCGCGACCACGCGCGCCCGGCGGGACCCGCCGCCCGCCGAAGCGCTAAAGATACGCCCAGGGCCACCGCGACGAGCCAGGACGGTTCGGCGACGCCCGCGATCGGTCGGTCCGCCAAGGCCGGCCTACGGAACGGGCATGGACACCACCTCCGAATTCCGCGAGCGAGCCAAGGACGTCCGCGTGCTGCTGTGCGACGTCGACGGCACCCTCACCGACGGGGCGCTCTACCTCGACGACGACAACGTCGAGACCCGCCGTTTCTGCGTCCGCGACGGCCAGGGCATCACGGCCTGGCGGCGGCTGGAGCGGCCCGTGGCGATCATCACCGCCCGCCCCGGCAAGGCCGTCCTTGAGCGGGCCCGCATGCTGGGCGTCGACGCGGTCCTCGAACGGGTCGAGGACAAGCACGCCGCCGTCCGGAGCGTGCTCGGTCGGCTGGGCTACGCGAGCGAGCAGGCGGCCTTCGTCGGCGACGATCTCGCGGACCTGCGGGCCTTCCGGGCCGTGGGCTGCCCGATTGCCGTCGCCGACGCCGACCCGCACGTCCGGGCCCGCGCGGCGCTGGTGACCGAGGCCCGCGGCGGCCACGGCGCGGTGCGGGA includes these proteins:
- a CDS encoding HAD hydrolase family protein encodes the protein MDTTSEFRERAKDVRVLLCDVDGTLTDGALYLDDDNVETRRFCVRDGQGITAWRRLERPVAIITARPGKAVLERARMLGVDAVLERVEDKHAAVRSVLGRLGYASEQAAFVGDDLADLRAFRAVGCPIAVADADPHVRARAALVTEARGGHGAVREAIWRILEVQGLLEHVIEMYS